Proteins from a genomic interval of uncultured Desulfuromusa sp.:
- a CDS encoding XrtA-associated tyrosine autokinase, producing the protein MSRIEDAIKKASSSRNSPTEERIDLSIESRSVKRPNRKNSVVGRINTLLDVVPIKITNLMIATARDEETAVVEEYNKLRSTIISLTEGDTFLNTIMVTSTVSEEGKSMTALNLAISLAKEHDHTVLLVDTDLRRPSVHKYLDLKPDFGLVHCLRDNLPIEKALIKTGVGKLVVLPAGDAVKDPVDMLSSNRMKEIVRELKLRYPERYVIFDTPPALPFADAGVLAGIVDATLFVVREGKAKVEDIVKTLDDFKEQRLLGVVYNDAHTFLKSHGYDYYY; encoded by the coding sequence ATGAGTAGAATAGAAGACGCTATAAAAAAGGCTTCCAGCAGCCGCAACTCGCCGACAGAAGAAAGGATAGATTTATCAATAGAAAGTCGGTCTGTTAAACGACCTAATCGCAAAAATTCTGTTGTTGGTCGAATAAATACGTTGCTAGATGTTGTGCCGATTAAGATTACCAACTTAATGATAGCGACAGCAAGGGATGAAGAAACTGCTGTTGTTGAAGAATATAATAAATTGCGTTCAACTATAATTTCTTTAACCGAGGGGGATACATTTCTTAACACAATAATGGTAACGAGTACCGTCAGTGAAGAAGGTAAATCAATGACGGCATTAAATTTAGCAATTTCTCTAGCAAAAGAGCATGATCATACGGTATTGCTCGTCGATACGGACTTGCGACGTCCTTCTGTGCATAAGTATCTTGATTTAAAGCCTGATTTTGGTTTGGTGCATTGCCTTCGAGATAATTTACCCATTGAAAAGGCACTAATTAAAACGGGTGTTGGTAAATTAGTTGTTTTGCCCGCAGGTGACGCAGTTAAAGACCCGGTAGATATGCTATCTTCCAATCGGATGAAAGAAATCGTCAGAGAGCTTAAATTGCGCTATCCAGAGCGCTATGTAATCTTTGATACGCCGCCAGCTCTTCCATTTGCAGACGCAGGGGTTTTGGCCGGAATAGTGGATGCTACTTTGTTTGTTGTCAGAGAAGGAAAAGCCAAGGTTGAAGATATTGTAAAAACACTTGATGATTTTAAGGAGCAACGTCTCCTTGGTGTTGTATATAATGATGCCCATACTTTTTTAAAGAGTCACGGCTATGACTATTATTATTGA
- a CDS encoding outer membrane beta-barrel protein — MKSSQLVFLSFVLSCFLSPVLNAWAEIEIHPRLTIEEEYNDNIFLDSRNEEEDWITTIQPGISLDYRNRSVEATVDYFLRYRFYKNNSDENLEDFKDVQQADATALFFSGRPFTLHLAETISREAIDTRDDYEFSDTENRSTVYHSTVTPEYRLQLAPTFSLLFGYTYDRTDYVDTRGNDVEEHEGHVSLVKQISADSEVFARFAYSTQLSDDDADEFDRRDYTLGISQQLGGRTSLSLEGGYSQIEYDSGFDTDTTNWLIDIAYRLSEPVTLSLGYSQDFVTTAEDGLTEIKEAILRAAYVKEAMSASTELFWNNSDYVRLDREDDAYGVRVDFSRPLARAVAANLDAEYERAEFDDAGVNEDVNRLTFGASLDYEYRRFLASLGYRYRMNESDIDGNDYTNNIITLSATVRF; from the coding sequence ATGAAATCATCGCAATTAGTGTTTTTATCATTCGTGCTCTCTTGCTTTCTATCCCCTGTTTTGAACGCATGGGCCGAAATTGAGATCCATCCCCGATTAACGATCGAAGAAGAATATAATGATAATATTTTTCTTGATTCCAGAAATGAAGAAGAGGACTGGATTACCACGATTCAGCCGGGAATCAGTTTGGATTATCGCAATCGTTCTGTTGAGGCGACGGTTGATTATTTTCTTCGCTATCGTTTTTATAAAAACAATAGTGATGAAAATCTGGAAGACTTCAAAGATGTCCAACAGGCAGATGCAACGGCACTGTTTTTTAGTGGTCGTCCTTTTACTTTGCACCTTGCAGAAACAATCAGTCGTGAGGCCATTGATACGCGTGATGATTATGAATTCAGTGATACAGAGAACAGATCGACAGTCTATCATTCTACAGTGACCCCGGAATATCGGTTGCAATTGGCGCCAACCTTTTCATTGCTCTTTGGTTATACCTATGATCGCACTGATTACGTTGATACGCGGGGAAACGACGTTGAGGAGCATGAAGGCCATGTTTCGCTGGTGAAACAGATCTCTGCTGATTCTGAAGTGTTTGCCCGTTTTGCTTATTCTACGCAATTGTCTGATGACGATGCTGATGAGTTTGATCGCAGGGATTATACGCTGGGAATCTCTCAGCAGCTAGGTGGGCGGACGTCACTTTCCCTGGAGGGTGGCTATAGCCAGATCGAATATGATTCGGGTTTTGATACGGATACAACAAACTGGTTGATTGATATTGCTTATCGTCTTTCTGAACCAGTGACGTTGTCTTTGGGGTATTCGCAAGATTTTGTTACCACTGCCGAAGATGGCCTTACCGAGATCAAAGAGGCAATTCTGAGGGCCGCCTACGTGAAGGAGGCAATGTCTGCGTCAACGGAATTGTTCTGGAACAATTCCGACTATGTGCGTCTTGATCGGGAAGATGACGCTTATGGTGTTCGTGTTGATTTTTCCAGGCCTCTTGCCAGAGCGGTTGCTGCAAATTTAGATGCAGAATACGAGCGTGCTGAATTTGATGATGCAGGTGTCAATGAAGATGTGAATCGCTTGACCTTTGGTGCTTCTCTTGATTATGAATACCGGCGTTTTCTGGCGTCTCTGGGATATCGTTATCGTATGAATGAATCCGATATCGATGGCAATGATTACACCAATAATATTATTACCTTAAGTGCAACGGTCCGGTTTTAG
- a CDS encoding XrtA/PEP-CTERM system-associated ATPase, which produces MYTEFFGLSAKPFDLLPNPKFLYLSKGHRKALSYLQYGVQENAGFTLLTGEVGSGKTTLLRDIINKISADVTLSMIFNTRVDGHQLVAMINTDFGLQTEGKDKVQLITELNDFLLEECTSNRQPIIIIDEAQNLSEEGLEEIRLLSNLEADNFKMVQIILVGQPELKQIIAKPSLRQLRQRISISCHLNPLNREETEEYIYHRLATVGSRDCVTFLEGVFDAIFRFSGGVPRLINLICDFLLLSAFVEESREIDMDLVQDALNELSFDDPVSQGSVFESPGRDHQPMNSPIDLDGRLARIEENYAKLNANRSEKEAILERLSSQGSILEYLINQQQNQFSQFDGQLKKISAQIDRLRQTLLVDSKRSSVEESMLHRSKQD; this is translated from the coding sequence ATGTATACGGAGTTTTTTGGTCTGAGTGCCAAGCCTTTTGATCTTTTACCCAACCCTAAATTTCTCTATTTGAGTAAGGGACATCGTAAAGCTTTAAGTTATTTACAATATGGGGTTCAGGAGAACGCTGGATTTACATTGCTGACGGGTGAGGTTGGTTCAGGCAAGACGACTCTGCTCCGTGATATCATTAATAAAATCAGCGCTGACGTGACCTTGTCGATGATCTTTAATACCCGTGTTGACGGCCATCAACTTGTCGCCATGATCAATACTGATTTTGGCCTGCAGACTGAAGGCAAGGACAAGGTTCAGCTTATTACTGAATTAAATGATTTTTTATTGGAAGAATGTACTTCCAACAGGCAGCCGATCATTATTATTGATGAAGCACAGAATCTGTCTGAAGAGGGGCTGGAAGAAATCCGTTTACTGTCCAATCTTGAGGCGGATAACTTTAAGATGGTGCAGATTATCCTGGTTGGACAGCCGGAATTAAAGCAAATCATTGCCAAACCTTCATTGCGGCAACTACGACAACGGATCAGCATCAGTTGCCATTTGAATCCCCTTAATCGGGAAGAGACAGAAGAATATATCTATCATCGGCTTGCGACAGTTGGCAGTCGTGATTGCGTGACTTTCCTGGAAGGAGTTTTTGACGCAATTTTCCGATTCAGTGGCGGGGTCCCTCGTCTGATTAATCTGATCTGTGATTTTCTTTTGCTGTCGGCTTTTGTCGAGGAGAGCCGAGAGATCGATATGGATCTTGTGCAAGATGCTTTAAATGAACTTTCGTTTGATGACCCTGTTTCTCAAGGGTCGGTTTTTGAGTCTCCAGGCAGAGATCACCAACCTATGAACAGTCCAATTGACCTGGATGGCCGCTTAGCGCGTATCGAAGAAAACTATGCAAAATTGAACGCCAACCGGTCAGAGAAAGAGGCCATTCTTGAACGTCTTTCCAGTCAGGGAAGTATTCTGGAATATCTGATAAATCAGCAACAAAATCAATTTTCACAGTTTGATGGCCAGCTGAAAAAGATTTCAGCCCAGATTGACCGATTGCGCCAAACTCTTTTAGTTGACAGTAAACGATCTAGTGTTGAAGAGTCCATGCTTCATCGATCGAAACAAGATTAG
- a CDS encoding nucleotide sugar dehydrogenase: protein MVTIAEIVGKQAKIAVVGLGYVGLPLAAVFGKKVDVIGFEIHTEKVQQLKAGYDATGELTAEDLQNTTIEYTLNPEDLKKADFIIVTVPTPIDKNNNPDLSSVEKASKTIGQNLKKGAIIVYESTVYPGVTEEICVPILEQESGLKCGLDFKVGYSPERINPGDKVHTVEKIKKVVSGMDDETLETVAQVYELVITAGIHRASSIKVAEAAKVIENTQRDLNIALINELALIFNKLDISTQDVLAAAGTKWNFLKFTPGLVGGHCIGVDPYYLTHKAEQIGYLPQVILAGRRINDGMGKYVAENTVKQMIRSGKVIKGSRVLILGLTFKEDVPDIRNTKVVDIVKELKDYGVEVLVHDPFADAAETFHEYGLELTDLAGVGTVDAVICAVSHQVFKSLTVDNLAEFCSNGNGRGVLVDVKSAYQKQDVEAAGLSYWSL, encoded by the coding sequence GTGGTTACCATTGCAGAGATCGTTGGGAAACAAGCTAAAATTGCCGTTGTCGGTTTGGGTTATGTTGGTCTTCCTCTGGCGGCAGTTTTTGGAAAGAAAGTTGATGTCATCGGGTTTGAGATCCATACAGAAAAAGTGCAGCAACTTAAAGCGGGTTATGATGCCACTGGTGAATTGACAGCCGAAGATCTGCAAAATACCACTATTGAGTACACCCTGAATCCAGAAGACTTAAAAAAAGCTGATTTCATTATAGTAACAGTTCCAACTCCGATTGATAAAAACAATAACCCCGATTTGAGCTCTGTCGAGAAAGCCTCAAAGACAATTGGTCAGAATTTGAAAAAAGGGGCAATCATTGTTTATGAATCTACTGTTTATCCGGGAGTGACGGAAGAAATCTGTGTCCCAATTCTGGAACAAGAATCCGGTTTGAAGTGTGGCCTTGATTTTAAAGTTGGTTATTCCCCCGAGCGGATCAATCCGGGAGACAAAGTTCACACTGTAGAAAAAATCAAGAAAGTTGTCTCCGGGATGGATGACGAAACCCTGGAAACCGTTGCACAGGTCTATGAGTTGGTCATTACAGCTGGTATTCATCGTGCGTCGAGTATAAAGGTCGCTGAAGCTGCAAAAGTTATTGAGAACACCCAGCGCGATCTCAATATTGCCTTAATAAATGAACTGGCACTGATATTCAATAAACTGGATATTTCAACACAAGATGTTCTGGCCGCTGCCGGGACCAAGTGGAACTTTCTTAAGTTTACACCGGGACTTGTTGGTGGTCATTGTATCGGTGTTGACCCCTACTATTTGACGCATAAAGCTGAACAGATCGGTTATCTGCCTCAAGTTATCCTTGCTGGTCGACGTATCAACGATGGTATGGGCAAGTATGTTGCTGAAAATACAGTGAAACAGATGATCCGCTCCGGTAAGGTTATCAAAGGATCAAGGGTTCTTATCCTTGGTCTGACATTCAAGGAAGATGTTCCGGATATCCGCAACACCAAGGTTGTTGATATTGTCAAAGAACTGAAAGATTATGGCGTAGAAGTGTTGGTCCATGACCCTTTTGCAGATGCTGCGGAGACCTTCCATGAATATGGACTTGAATTGACCGATTTGGCTGGCGTAGGCACAGTCGATGCCGTTATTTGTGCGGTCAGTCACCAAGTCTTTAAATCTTTAACAGTTGATAACCTGGCTGAATTTTGCAGCAATGGCAATGGTCGTGGGGTCTTGGTAGATGTTAAGAGTGCTTACCAGAAGCAGGATGTTGAAGCAGCTGGATTGAGCTACTGGTCTTTATAA